From one [Ruminococcus] lactaris ATCC 29176 genomic stretch:
- the hisIE gene encoding bifunctional phosphoribosyl-AMP cyclohydrolase/phosphoribosyl-ATP diphosphatase HisIE: protein MSYKRLTPCIFIDKGKAVTWFDDYSVLSDDVIALAKHYNEKGADELIVFDLSDSDEEHDESIELIKQINRVISIPMIAGGNIRRAEDVKKILYAGAKRAMLNFSKPLSIELIKEVSQRFGKERIAVSLNDFDALFKQQHLIEEYSTEMIFMHRLDLNSVVNVTEIQCVVVTDTMEESEILNILKSDGVKGVSGRFISRLDMDFNVFKDICVKNGIRMTTFESLMDFGEFKLNSDGLLPVVTQDYKTNEVLMVAYMDEEAFEHTVKTGRMTYFSRSRQSQWIKGETSGHFQYVKSLAIDCDKDTLLAKVEQIGAACHTGNRSCFYTTIVGADYDAKNPLQIFESVYNTILDRKEHPKEGSYTNYLFDKGLDKILKKVGEEATEVVIAAKNPNPEEVKYELSDFLYHAMVLMAEKGITWDDITKELADR from the coding sequence ATGAGTTATAAGAGATTAACCCCATGTATTTTTATAGATAAAGGAAAGGCAGTTACATGGTTTGACGATTATTCTGTTCTGTCAGACGATGTCATTGCCCTTGCAAAACACTACAATGAAAAAGGAGCAGACGAACTGATCGTATTTGATCTGTCTGACTCGGATGAAGAACATGATGAATCCATCGAACTGATCAAGCAGATCAACCGTGTGATCAGTATTCCGATGATCGCAGGCGGTAATATCCGTCGTGCTGAAGATGTAAAAAAGATCCTCTATGCAGGTGCTAAACGTGCCATGCTGAATTTCTCAAAACCGCTTTCGATTGAACTGATCAAAGAAGTTTCCCAGCGATTCGGCAAGGAACGGATTGCAGTTTCACTGAATGATTTTGACGCACTGTTCAAGCAGCAGCATCTGATCGAGGAGTACAGTACAGAAATGATCTTTATGCACCGTCTGGATCTTAATTCTGTTGTAAATGTCACTGAGATCCAGTGTGTAGTCGTAACCGATACCATGGAAGAGAGTGAGATCCTCAATATTCTTAAAAGCGACGGTGTCAAAGGCGTTTCAGGACGCTTTATCAGTCGGCTGGATATGGATTTTAATGTATTCAAAGATATCTGCGTGAAAAATGGAATCCGCATGACAACCTTTGAAAGTCTGATGGATTTCGGTGAATTTAAACTGAACTCAGATGGACTGCTCCCGGTTGTAACACAGGACTACAAGACAAATGAAGTCCTCATGGTAGCCTATATGGATGAGGAGGCCTTTGAGCATACTGTCAAGACCGGCCGCATGACTTATTTCAGCCGCAGCAGACAAAGTCAGTGGATCAAGGGAGAAACTTCGGGACACTTCCAGTATGTAAAATCTCTTGCCATCGACTGCGATAAGGATACCCTTCTCGCAAAAGTAGAACAGATCGGAGCTGCCTGCCATACCGGCAACAGATCCTGCTTTTATACAACCATCGTCGGAGCTGACTATGATGCGAAAAATCCGCTTCAGATCTTTGAATCCGTATACAATACGATCTTGGACCGCAAGGAGCATCCAAAGGAAGGTTCTTATACTAATTACCTGTTCGATAAAGGATTAGACAAGATTCTCAAGAAAGTGGGAGAGGAGGCAACAGAAGTTGTCATTGCCGCCAAGAATCCCAACCCGGAAGAAGTAAAATATGAGCTTTCCGATTTTCTGTATCATGCAATGGTGCTTATGGCAGAAAAAGGAATTACCTGGGATGACATCACCAAGGAACTGGCAGACCGGTAG
- a CDS encoding ribonuclease E/G — protein MKRKILIEKKEKKIWTFLLENDSITEIHCTPENDEKARYQIGDIYIGKVQNIVANIGAAFIEIAPGVNCYFDLQGVPTALFTYKIGKKPLCIGDELLVQISREAVKTKAPTVTGNLNLTGRYAVLTHGNTRIGVSSKIPKKERDAYKLRLQAYQNDRFGIIVRTNAKEAPFEAVVKEIEDLKKEYERLTSNAMSRVCFSCLKSAPPSYITDLKNAYMDGMQEIIVNDPDLYHTICSFFDREIPERSYLIRLYDDAGYPLGKLYSTQTAIENALKERVWLKHGGYLVIQVTEALTVVDVNSGKSIKKSKNTPDALKLNLEAARETARQIRLRNLSGIILVDFVNMDDPEMEETLFQEFRFYLTKDPIQTTLVDITALGLAEVTRKKVRKPLYEMITV, from the coding sequence ATGAAAAGAAAAATACTGATTGAAAAAAAAGAGAAGAAAATCTGGACTTTTCTTTTAGAAAATGACAGCATTACCGAGATCCACTGTACTCCTGAAAATGATGAAAAAGCCCGTTATCAGATTGGCGATATCTACATTGGAAAGGTTCAGAATATTGTTGCAAATATCGGAGCTGCTTTTATAGAGATTGCCCCGGGAGTCAACTGTTATTTTGACCTGCAGGGAGTGCCTACAGCCCTTTTTACGTATAAGATCGGCAAAAAGCCTCTCTGTATCGGAGATGAACTTCTTGTCCAGATCAGCAGGGAGGCGGTTAAGACAAAAGCTCCCACCGTCACCGGAAATCTGAACCTGACCGGACGTTATGCAGTCCTCACGCACGGGAATACCCGGATCGGAGTTTCTTCCAAGATTCCTAAAAAAGAGCGGGATGCCTATAAGCTGCGGCTTCAGGCATATCAGAATGACCGGTTCGGGATCATTGTCCGCACCAATGCAAAGGAAGCTCCGTTTGAGGCGGTCGTAAAGGAGATTGAAGATCTGAAAAAAGAGTATGAGAGGCTGACCTCCAATGCCATGTCAAGAGTCTGCTTTTCCTGCCTGAAATCAGCACCTCCGTCCTATATTACAGATCTGAAAAATGCTTATATGGATGGAATGCAGGAGATTATTGTAAATGATCCGGATCTTTACCATACGATCTGCAGTTTTTTTGACCGGGAAATACCGGAACGTTCTTATCTCATCCGGCTGTATGATGATGCCGGCTATCCACTGGGAAAGCTCTACAGCACTCAGACTGCCATCGAAAACGCACTGAAAGAACGGGTTTGGCTGAAACACGGTGGATACCTGGTCATCCAGGTCACAGAAGCTTTAACGGTTGTGGACGTTAATTCCGGGAAAAGTATTAAAAAATCCAAAAATACACCGGATGCCCTAAAGCTGAACCTCGAAGCCGCCCGGGAAACCGCCCGGCAGATCCGGCTGCGAAATCTTTCTGGCATCATTCTGGTTGACTTTGTAAATATGGATGATCCTGAAATGGAAGAAACTTTGTTCCAGGAATTTCGTTTTTATCTTACGAAAGATCCGATTCAGACAACACTCGTTGATATTACAGCACTGGGACTGGCAGAAGTCACAAGAAAAAAAGTACGCAAACCACTCTATGAAATGATAACCGTATAA
- a CDS encoding aspartate kinase produces MKKVVKFGGSSLASAEQFKKVGNIIHADSSRRYVVPSAPGKRFSADIKVTDMLYDCYGAAEREEDFTEKLAAIKARYQEIIDGLGLKFSLDADFEVIQKNFAAKSGSDYAASRGEFLNGKVMAAYLGYEFVDAAEVVRFEKDGTFNAEVTNEILSARLAELEHAVIPGFYGATEDGTVVTFSRGGSDVTGSLVAQAVQADLYENWTDVSGFLIADPRIVKNSKSIETITYKELRELSYMGASVLHEDAIFPVRKAGIPINIKNTNAPQDKGTLIVEATCCQPKYTITGIAGTDGFAAITIEKAMMNSEIGFCRKVLQVFEDNGVSIEHMPSGIDTMTIFVHKDAFEEKEQKILAGIHKAVNPDHIELESDLALIAIVGRGMKSTRGTAGRIFSALAHAHINVKMIDQGSSELNIIVGVRHDEFKHAIRALYDIFVLTQI; encoded by the coding sequence ATGAAGAAAGTAGTAAAGTTCGGCGGAAGTTCTCTTGCAAGTGCTGAACAATTTAAAAAAGTCGGAAATATTATCCATGCGGATTCATCCAGAAGATACGTTGTACCGTCAGCTCCGGGCAAGCGTTTCTCTGCCGACATAAAAGTAACTGATATGTTATATGACTGCTACGGAGCAGCAGAAAGAGAGGAAGATTTCACTGAAAAGCTCGCAGCGATCAAGGCAAGATATCAGGAGATTATTGATGGTCTCGGTCTGAAGTTCTCTCTTGATGCAGATTTTGAAGTGATCCAAAAGAATTTTGCGGCAAAAAGCGGTTCCGACTATGCTGCTTCCCGTGGTGAGTTCCTGAACGGTAAGGTAATGGCTGCCTACCTTGGTTACGAGTTTGTAGATGCAGCAGAAGTTGTACGATTTGAAAAAGACGGTACTTTCAACGCTGAGGTAACAAATGAGATCCTGTCTGCCCGCCTTGCAGAGCTGGAGCATGCAGTCATCCCGGGATTTTACGGTGCAACAGAAGATGGAACAGTCGTTACATTTTCAAGAGGCGGCTCTGATGTCACCGGTTCTCTCGTAGCCCAGGCAGTCCAGGCAGATCTGTATGAGAACTGGACAGATGTTTCCGGTTTCCTGATTGCCGATCCGAGAATCGTAAAAAATTCAAAATCTATCGAAACCATCACATATAAAGAACTTCGTGAGCTTTCCTACATGGGAGCCAGCGTACTCCACGAGGATGCGATCTTCCCTGTAAGAAAAGCCGGTATTCCGATCAACATCAAGAATACAAATGCACCACAGGACAAGGGAACTCTGATCGTAGAAGCAACCTGTTGTCAGCCGAAGTATACGATCACCGGTATTGCCGGAACAGACGGTTTCGCTGCTATTACGATTGAAAAAGCAATGATGAACTCTGAGATCGGTTTCTGCAGGAAAGTCCTTCAGGTATTTGAAGACAACGGAGTTTCCATTGAACATATGCCATCAGGAATCGATACCATGACAATTTTTGTTCACAAGGATGCCTTTGAAGAAAAAGAGCAGAAGATCCTTGCGGGAATCCATAAAGCCGTAAATCCGGATCATATTGAGCTTGAGTCTGATCTTGCACTTATCGCGATCGTTGGTCGTGGAATGAAGTCCACGAGAGGTACAGCAGGAAGGATCTTCTCTGCACTGGCACATGCCCATATCAACGTCAAGATGATTGATCAGGGATCCAGCGAGCTGAACATTATTGTTGGTGTACGCCATGATGAGTTCAAACATGCGATCCGTGCATTATATGACATTTTTGTTCTGACCCAGATCTAA
- a CDS encoding TIGR03960 family B12-binding radical SAM protein yields the protein MRKLALDDDILLNIEKPARYIGGEVNAVMKEKELEAGEIAVRFAMCFPDVYEIGMSHLGIQILYDMFNRREDVWCERVYSPWMDLDKIMREQDLPLFTLESQDPVRSFDFLGITIQFEMCYTNILQILELSHIPPHSSDRTLEDPFVIGGGPCTYNPEPLAEFFDLFYIGEGETVYDELLDAYKEWKGSGRSRTEFLERAAQIEGIYVPSFYEAEYHEDGTLKSFTPINDHAPAVVRKQIVMDVTNAPYPLKPVVPFIKATQDRVVLEIQRGCIRGCRFCQAGMLYRPTRERDVDRLKEYAHAMLKNTGHEEISLSSLSSSDYSELKELVLFLIDEFKEQGINISLPSLRIDAFSLDVMSRVQDIRKSSLTFAPEAGSQRMRDVINKGLTEEVILNGAGQAFEGGWTKVKLYFMLGLPTETEDDMKEIAHLSEKVARRYYEIPKDQRHGKCQITASSSFFVPKPFTPFQWAPMCKAEEYMRRAHLVNDEFKAQLNRKSLKYNWHDAQVTVLEGVMARGDRRIGKLIEEAYRLGCLFDSWTESFHNELWMQAFENTGIDLEFYNLRERSEDELFPWDFIDIGVSRKFLRREWERAMKETVTPNCRMQCSGCGAAKFGGGVCYESKN from the coding sequence ATGAGAAAATTAGCATTAGATGATGATATTTTACTGAATATTGAAAAGCCCGCCCGTTATATCGGCGGTGAGGTAAATGCGGTAATGAAAGAGAAAGAACTGGAAGCCGGTGAGATTGCGGTACGCTTTGCCATGTGCTTTCCCGATGTCTATGAGATCGGAATGTCGCACCTCGGTATTCAGATCCTATATGATATGTTCAACCGCAGAGAGGATGTATGGTGTGAGCGTGTCTATTCACCATGGATGGATCTCGACAAGATCATGAGGGAGCAGGATCTCCCTCTTTTTACGCTGGAATCTCAGGATCCGGTCAGATCTTTCGATTTTCTGGGGATCACGATCCAGTTTGAGATGTGCTACACGAATATCCTTCAGATCCTGGAATTAAGCCATATTCCGCCTCATTCTTCCGATCGTACACTGGAAGATCCTTTTGTCATTGGCGGTGGTCCATGTACCTACAATCCCGAACCACTGGCTGAATTTTTTGATCTGTTCTATATCGGAGAGGGAGAAACGGTTTACGACGAATTGCTGGATGCCTACAAAGAATGGAAAGGCAGTGGCAGATCCAGAACCGAATTTCTGGAACGTGCCGCACAGATCGAGGGAATTTATGTACCGTCTTTTTATGAGGCTGAGTATCACGAGGACGGCACTTTAAAGTCTTTTACTCCGATAAATGACCACGCACCTGCAGTCGTCAGGAAACAGATTGTAATGGATGTGACGAATGCACCTTATCCGCTGAAGCCGGTCGTACCGTTTATTAAGGCCACGCAGGACCGGGTGGTTCTTGAGATCCAGCGTGGCTGTATCCGTGGATGCCGTTTCTGCCAGGCAGGAATGCTTTACCGTCCGACCCGTGAGAGGGATGTCGACCGTCTGAAAGAATATGCACATGCCATGCTGAAAAATACCGGACATGAGGAAATTTCTTTAAGTTCCTTAAGTTCCAGCGACTATTCCGAACTGAAAGAACTGGTTCTTTTCCTGATTGATGAATTTAAGGAGCAGGGGATTAATATTTCGCTGCCATCCCTGCGAATCGATGCATTTTCGCTGGACGTTATGAGCCGCGTACAGGACATCCGGAAAAGCAGTCTTACTTTTGCCCCGGAAGCCGGTTCTCAGAGAATGCGTGATGTGATCAATAAAGGTCTGACAGAAGAAGTCATCCTGAACGGTGCCGGACAGGCCTTTGAAGGCGGCTGGACCAAAGTAAAACTTTATTTTATGCTGGGACTTCCGACTGAGACGGAAGATGATATGAAAGAGATCGCCCATCTTTCCGAAAAAGTAGCCCGCAGATATTATGAAATTCCAAAGGATCAGCGGCACGGAAAATGTCAGATCACTGCAAGTTCTTCTTTCTTCGTTCCAAAGCCGTTCACTCCGTTCCAGTGGGCTCCGATGTGCAAAGCAGAAGAATATATGAGGCGGGCCCATCTCGTCAACGATGAGTTTAAGGCACAACTCAACCGGAAAAGCCTGAAATACAACTGGCATGATGCACAGGTCACCGTCCTTGAGGGCGTGATGGCACGTGGTGACCGCCGGATCGGAAAGCTGATCGAAGAGGCTTACCGTCTCGGATGTCTGTTTGATTCCTGGACAGAAAGTTTTCATAATGAACTGTGGATGCAGGCCTTTGAAAATACCGGCATTGATCTGGAGTTTTACAATCTCCGGGAACGCAGTGAAGATGAACTGTTCCCATGGGATTTCATTGATATCGGAGTCAGCCGGAAATTTCTGAGAAGAGAATGGGAACGTGCCATGAAAGAAACCGTGACCCCGAACTGCCGGATGCAGTGTTCCGGTTGTGGGGCAGCAAAATTTGGAGGAGGTGTCTGTTATGAAAGCAAGAATTAA
- the hisB gene encoding imidazoleglycerol-phosphate dehydratase HisB, whose translation MKKNRIASCKRKTKETDIELTINLDGHGKNQIDTGIPFFDHMLDGFARHGLFDLTVSVKGDTEVDSHHTIEDTGIVLGHAIAEALGDKAGIKRYGYFILPMDETLALGAVDLSGRPYLNFQAEFTVPFLGTMDTEMVREFFYAVSYSAAMNLHLKILDAGNNHHMAEALFKAFGKALDLAVSEEPRISEVWSTKGSL comes from the coding sequence ATGAAAAAGAACCGCATTGCAAGCTGTAAAAGAAAGACAAAAGAAACCGATATCGAACTGACCATCAACCTGGATGGTCATGGGAAAAATCAGATTGACACCGGAATCCCTTTTTTCGATCATATGCTGGACGGCTTTGCCCGTCACGGACTTTTTGACCTGACCGTCAGCGTCAAAGGCGATACAGAAGTAGATTCCCACCATACGATCGAAGATACCGGGATCGTGCTGGGTCATGCCATTGCAGAAGCTTTAGGCGATAAAGCCGGTATTAAACGTTACGGCTATTTTATACTCCCAATGGATGAGACACTTGCACTCGGAGCTGTCGATCTTTCTGGCAGACCCTACCTGAACTTCCAGGCTGAATTTACCGTACCTTTCCTCGGAACAATGGATACCGAAATGGTTCGTGAATTTTTCTATGCCGTATCGTACAGTGCCGCTATGAATCTTCACCTGAAGATCCTGGATGCCGGAAATAACCATCACATGGCAGAAGCTCTTTTCAAGGCATTTGGAAAGGCTTTGGATCTGGCAGTATCCGAAGAACCACGGATCAGTGAAGTATGGTCCACGAAAGGCAGTTTGTAG
- the ybaK gene encoding Cys-tRNA(Pro) deacylase: MSKKELKTNAMRFLDRNKIPYEYQTYECDEFIDGISVADKIGLPHEQVYKTLVTVGKSGGHYVFVIPIAAELDLKKAAKAVGEKSVEMLHVKEITKVTGYVRGGCTAIGMKKQFPTVIDESACTQKLIYVSGGKIGMQIRLKPDDLKKAANAEYAAITF, translated from the coding sequence TTGAGTAAAAAAGAATTAAAAACAAATGCAATGAGGTTTCTTGACCGGAATAAGATTCCTTATGAGTATCAGACTTATGAATGTGATGAATTTATTGACGGCATTTCCGTTGCTGATAAAATCGGACTTCCTCACGAACAGGTTTATAAAACTCTCGTCACAGTCGGAAAAAGCGGTGGACATTATGTCTTTGTCATTCCGATTGCGGCAGAACTGGATCTGAAAAAAGCTGCGAAGGCCGTAGGTGAAAAATCGGTTGAGATGCTCCACGTAAAAGAGATCACCAAAGTAACCGGTTACGTCCGGGGCGGATGTACTGCCATCGGAATGAAGAAGCAGTTCCCGACTGTGATTGATGAAAGTGCATGTACTCAGAAGCTGATTTACGTCAGTGGCGGGAAGATCGGAATGCAGATCCGGCTGAAACCGGATGATCTGAAAAAGGCTGCCAATGCAGAGTATGCAGCCATCACTTTCTGA
- a CDS encoding TIGR03936 family radical SAM-associated protein — protein sequence MKARIKFRKYGALRFIGHLDVMRFFQKVMHRADIPIAFTTGYSPHMIMSFANPLGIGLTSDGEYFDIELREAVNSLDAVRRMNEACVEGIEVLSIRRISDEKKMTGMTILAGADYLSTLRKGELPSDWKDSFVRFMGQPEIRILKQTKRSEKEVDIKPLIYDWEIRGDSIYTKVAAGSVENLKPDLILEAFCSFLGLAFDSLKFQHHRLEMYTDRSEDGSLIPLEAMGTEMAGDEE from the coding sequence ATGAAAGCAAGAATTAAATTCAGAAAATACGGGGCACTCCGCTTTATTGGACATCTTGATGTCATGCGTTTTTTTCAGAAGGTCATGCACCGGGCTGATATTCCGATCGCATTTACAACAGGATACAGTCCCCATATGATCATGTCATTTGCCAATCCGCTTGGCATCGGACTGACCAGCGACGGAGAATATTTTGACATAGAACTCCGGGAGGCTGTCAACAGCCTGGATGCTGTCAGGAGAATGAATGAAGCCTGCGTGGAAGGCATCGAGGTACTCAGTATCCGCCGGATTTCCGATGAGAAGAAAATGACCGGAATGACGATCCTTGCCGGTGCAGATTATCTGTCCACGCTCCGTAAAGGAGAACTCCCCTCTGACTGGAAGGATTCTTTTGTCCGGTTTATGGGACAGCCGGAAATCCGTATTCTCAAGCAGACGAAACGCAGTGAAAAAGAAGTGGATATCAAGCCTCTTATCTATGACTGGGAGATCCGGGGAGATTCTATCTATACAAAAGTGGCAGCAGGCAGTGTGGAAAACCTGAAACCTGATCTGATCCTGGAGGCTTTCTGCAGCTTCCTCGGTCTTGCTTTCGATTCTCTGAAATTTCAGCATCACAGACTGGAGATGTATACAGACCGCAGTGAAGATGGCTCTCTGATTCCACTCGAAGCAATGGGGACAGAGATGGCAGGTGACGAAGAATGA
- a CDS encoding ABC transporter permease, translating into MNIFLFEWKKVWKNGAVLKVVLLFLMLSAAIFWADAAMDSEIRTAYLDYHKTLDSLPADEAADLLNAFTLTDETDYIKGHALELIHSEMDSVTGYEDYRQSIQNRYTQSQKISVFQGTASGQNQYMQRIAERYKKLTLHFPLTLQPYQGIRKLMEFYPADLFTVILLIYLTSIVFIQEQRSGQYAFSLTTKNGQRRLYPAKFLTVYFSIIVYLLLTFLFYFVLSGFLYGFPSMTAAIQSIPGYHAVPYDWNILTYFCVFLLLKSFAFFILTSLAVFLARRLNSEMAVSFLLAGFVGFSFLLSDRFQGNDSNSILRLWNIWTLLQGKSFIRSYDLIRFHGLLIEVYWGIPLLFVLSLLCLLFGKKQYQSAKRAKVFSFHRSNRVHGLFFYELKKTFICQKGLVLFLACIMIQIFILSQYNDYFGTDEYYYQNYIDQFGDRIDDQTDEKLQNEEQRIAALYTELETTENSVTAYKLQQELECEGGFQRYADRVRELREDGRSPLLLKDAQYTLLFTNTPLSRSWVILLCMSFAFLVISVFYREKATHMELLQKSSLFGRRKLFYFKFLTLLLYFIPFCLLGAVLRLIWSSSHYRLDWDAPANCLEIFRETGITCSIRSIFFLGTLLQCIFVVLALLLLSRLAELSKRRYLMPAIILGCTVIPTLLSPYFPVAWLQIVHNLFFIFTASVYFISGTLLILAVCAAFITERKMRNE; encoded by the coding sequence ATGAACATTTTTCTCTTTGAATGGAAAAAAGTCTGGAAAAACGGGGCAGTACTGAAAGTGGTTCTTCTTTTTCTGATGTTATCTGCTGCCATATTCTGGGCTGATGCAGCCATGGATTCTGAAATCCGTACCGCCTACCTCGACTACCATAAAACTCTGGATTCCCTTCCTGCAGATGAGGCTGCTGACCTGTTAAATGCTTTTACCTTAACCGATGAGACAGATTATATAAAAGGTCATGCTCTTGAACTCATCCATTCTGAGATGGATTCCGTAACCGGTTATGAAGATTACCGACAATCTATTCAGAACCGGTATACCCAAAGCCAGAAAATTTCTGTCTTTCAGGGAACTGCTTCCGGTCAGAATCAATATATGCAGCGAATTGCAGAACGATATAAAAAACTCACCCTGCATTTTCCGTTAACGCTTCAGCCATATCAGGGTATCCGAAAGCTGATGGAATTTTACCCTGCGGATTTATTTACAGTAATCCTGCTCATTTATCTGACCAGCATCGTATTTATACAGGAGCAGAGAAGCGGACAGTACGCCTTTTCTCTTACCACAAAAAACGGGCAGCGGCGACTGTACCCGGCAAAATTTTTAACTGTCTATTTCAGCATTATTGTCTATCTGTTATTGACTTTTTTATTTTATTTTGTTCTGTCCGGTTTTCTGTATGGCTTTCCTTCAATGACTGCTGCCATACAAAGTATTCCCGGATACCATGCTGTTCCATATGACTGGAATATTTTGACTTATTTTTGCGTCTTCCTGCTTTTGAAGAGCTTTGCATTCTTTATACTTACCAGCCTTGCTGTCTTTTTGGCACGCCGCCTTAATTCTGAAATGGCAGTTTCTTTTTTGCTTGCCGGATTTGTAGGATTCAGTTTTCTGTTGTCAGACAGGTTTCAGGGGAATGACAGTAATTCGATCCTTCGACTGTGGAATATATGGACGCTTTTGCAGGGGAAATCTTTCATTCGCAGTTATGACCTGATCCGCTTTCATGGTCTGCTTATAGAAGTATACTGGGGCATACCCCTGTTATTCGTTCTTTCTCTGCTCTGCCTGCTATTCGGGAAAAAACAGTACCAATCTGCAAAAAGAGCGAAAGTTTTTTCTTTCCATCGCAGCAACAGGGTACATGGTTTGTTTTTCTACGAATTAAAGAAAACTTTTATCTGTCAGAAAGGATTGGTTCTTTTTCTTGCCTGTATCATGATCCAGATATTCATTCTGTCACAATACAACGACTATTTCGGGACGGATGAATATTATTATCAGAATTATATTGATCAGTTTGGCGACCGGATTGATGATCAGACTGATGAAAAACTTCAGAATGAAGAACAGCGGATCGCAGCTTTATATACAGAACTCGAAACCACTGAAAACTCTGTTACTGCTTATAAATTACAGCAGGAACTGGAATGCGAAGGCGGCTTTCAACGATATGCCGACCGAGTCCGGGAACTGCGGGAAGACGGAAGATCCCCCCTTCTCCTGAAGGATGCACAATATACACTTTTATTTACCAATACACCCTTGTCGCGTTCCTGGGTCATCCTGCTTTGTATGTCTTTTGCCTTTCTTGTGATTTCGGTTTTTTACAGAGAAAAGGCAACCCATATGGAATTATTACAAAAATCCAGCCTTTTCGGCAGGAGAAAACTTTTTTATTTTAAGTTTTTGACATTACTGCTTTATTTTATTCCTTTTTGTCTGCTGGGTGCAGTTCTGCGGCTGATATGGAGCAGCAGCCATTATCGGCTTGACTGGGACGCTCCCGCCAACTGCCTGGAAATTTTCAGAGAAACCGGGATTACCTGCTCCATCCGTTCCATTTTTTTCCTTGGAACCCTTTTGCAGTGCATCTTCGTAGTCCTGGCATTGCTCCTCTTATCCAGACTTGCAGAACTGTCAAAAAGACGCTACCTGATGCCGGCTATTATTCTGGGATGTACAGTAATTCCAACACTGCTTTCCCCCTATTTTCCAGTCGCATGGCTTCAGATAGTCCACAACTTATTTTTTATATTTACAGCATCCGTTTACTTTATTTCAGGCACATTATTGATCCTTGCGGTCTGTGCCGCTTTCATCACAGAAAGGAAGATGAGGAATGAATAA
- a CDS encoding ATP-binding cassette domain-containing protein: MLLEMKNLCKTYGETIALDRLNLQLTPGIYGLLGPNGAGKSTLMKLICMLIQPTDGIVLFDGEDIRMHRNNFLDCLGYMPQHSCLYPDFTVQEYLYYVGSLKGMHKKEVALRAEELLLRTRLIAMKKDKIQTLSGGMQQRLMFAQALLNDPEILILDEPTAGLDPQKRLELRNLIAEYSKDKIILLATHIVSDIELIASQILLLKKGKLIKVDPPGALTSQLTSKVCEINFSRPLKELEPYGRISSIYRRKEDIFVRLILNDPAILPPQASFVYPTLEDVYLYYFNDEEEVSHEHFSL; the protein is encoded by the coding sequence ATGCTTTTAGAAATGAAAAATCTCTGTAAAACTTATGGTGAAACTATTGCCCTGGACAGACTTAACCTTCAGCTGACTCCAGGCATTTATGGACTTCTTGGTCCAAATGGTGCCGGAAAAAGTACCCTTATGAAATTAATCTGTATGCTGATCCAACCAACTGATGGTATTGTCTTATTTGACGGAGAGGACATCCGTATGCATCGGAACAATTTTTTGGACTGTCTTGGATATATGCCCCAGCATTCCTGTCTTTACCCGGACTTTACAGTACAGGAATATCTCTATTATGTCGGTTCATTAAAAGGCATGCATAAAAAAGAGGTAGCTCTCAGAGCAGAAGAGCTTCTTCTCCGAACCCGGCTTATAGCTATGAAAAAGGATAAAATCCAGACTCTCTCCGGTGGTATGCAGCAACGACTGATGTTTGCTCAGGCTCTTTTAAATGATCCGGAAATTCTGATTTTAGATGAACCTACCGCCGGACTTGATCCGCAAAAGCGACTTGAACTGAGGAATTTGATCGCTGAATATTCAAAAGATAAGATCATCCTGCTCGCAACGCATATCGTAAGCGACATTGAACTGATTGCATCGCAGATCTTGTTATTAAAGAAAGGAAAACTAATCAAAGTCGATCCTCCCGGTGCGTTGACCAGCCAGCTTACATCAAAGGTCTGTGAGATAAATTTTTCCCGTCCATTGAAAGAACTCGAACCGTACGGCAGAATCAGTAGTATTTACCGACGTAAAGAAGATATTTTTGTCAGACTCATATTAAATGATCCTGCCATACTTCCTCCACAGGCTTCTTTCGTTTATCCGACACTGGAAGATGTCTACCTGTACTATTTTAATGACGAAGAGGAGGTGTCCCATGAACATTTTTCTCTTTGA